The sequence GAAGAACTTGAGCAGAAGTTTGAAAGAGACGTTTCTGCTCTTAAAGCTGAAGTGGAAACATCTGAGCACGAGCTACAGCGTGAAAGAGAAGCCAGTTCATATACAGCAAAGAGATGTCACTTTGTTCTATCTGAACTGGCTTCTCTTGAGCAAGAACAAGAACTGAAATATAAAGCAGCGTCAAAAGAGCTCCAGACCCAGCAGCAGAACTTCTACAAGGTCACgaatgatttaaaatgtgaaaattcttCACTTCAACAGCAGGTGGAAAAGCTTCAGATACAGATGATTCAGGAGAGAAAAGCGCACATGGAGGAGATAATGCTTCTAAACAACATGAAAGTCATCTTCcaagaaaatacagcaaaagaTATGAAATTACTGCAAGAAAAGGAAAGGGATGCACAGACCAAGTTAGAGAAGATGAAAGATATATACAAGGTGCTGCATTGCAGATATGACACCGATATTGCTGCACTCAAAcaagaaattgaaaaatgtcaTCAAGTAAGTTGTGAGAAAACTAGTAATTTGGAAGGAGCACATGACTATCTAGAGATTGACACTTCTCTGAGAGACATGAAGGAAGATGTCGAACAAGAAACACCACAAGAGTCCAGAAATTTTCAAGAGATGGAGAACAAGAGCCAACCTGACCATGATGAAGTTTTACATCAGGAGGTTTCTTCTGAGGAGGATCCCTTAGAAGGATCCTCMTCAGGTTTTCCCAGGCATTTGGAATCCATGACGGACTTCGCTGCAGAATCCAACCAGGAGGATTTGGACAACATGGaggatggaaaaatgaaaaaaccaAAGCTTACAGTATGGAAAAGAATGCTAAACTTCATGCATTTGAAGAAATCAAAAAAAGGAACAGACTGAACTAAAGCCCAGAACATCAAGTTTTAACCATCGTGCCATGCGACATCATCAGGAAATTTAGAAAGGCCAGCTTTTTTTCATGCCATTAACCATCTAAAAAAAAGATCCTTCCTAACCCAAttcaaaaaaagattcaaacttTAAGACGAATTTGAAATAGAAAAAGTAGTGGGCAGCAYGGAGATGCAGTGGCTAGCACTGCATCTGCACAGAGAGGATGTGTCACATCTTTgctgtgtggagtttgcatgttctccccgtGCCTGCGTGGGTTTTCYCCAGGTGCTCTGGTTTCCCCCCACATCCCCTAAAACATGTAGGTTAGGTCAATTGGTCAATGTAAATTGCCCCCTAAAAGA comes from Poecilia reticulata strain Guanapo unplaced genomic scaffold, Guppy_female_1.0+MT scaffold_2622, whole genome shotgun sequence and encodes:
- the LOC108166118 gene encoding RUN and FYVE domain-containing protein 2-like, producing LEQKFERDVSALKAEVETSEHELQREREASSYTAKRCHFVLSELASLEQEQELKYKAASKELQTQQQNFYKVTNDLKCENSSLQQQVEKLQIQMIQERKAHMEEIMLLNNMKVIFQENTAKDMKLLQEKERDAQTKLEKMKDIYKVLHCRYDTDIAALKQEIEKCHQVSCEKTSNLEGAHDYLEIDTSLRDMKEDVEQETPQESRNFQEMENKSQPDHDEVLHQEVSSEEDPLEGSSSGFPRHLESMTDFAAESNQEDLDNMEDGKMKKPKLTVWKRMLNFMHLKKSKKGTD